A window of Flavobacterium flavigenum contains these coding sequences:
- a CDS encoding glycosyl hydrolase, with amino-acid sequence MFQKKHLFFILLFASFVSAQEVYKKESFQPTFESSKPWVYWYWMKSAYSKPGITADLEAMKQAGIAGAYLMTIKGPANPQLIDPPVLQLTPEFWDMIHWAFKEADRLGLKLAFHGADGFAVAGGPWITPEMSMQKVVWSTAEILGGKKVTSKLPVPEHYKDYYKDIATFAVPIKEYQTTSQIQLPKVTTSNNTDASFLADPKKDENFKFADAGWIQYEFTQPFTCKSIVIETKGRDYQAQRLIVEVSNDGVNFKFHERLIAPRHGWQDMDFPNTHTIAPVTAKYFRFVYDPIGTEPGAEDLDFAKWKQNLKVSKITLSNQSVINNYEGKSGAIWRLTPQTTEKQIPNSESFKKSEIINISNFVDANGNLNWKAPKGKWKIIRMGHTSTGHENATGGAGKGLEVDKFNPELIRFQLDHWFGEAVRFAGPELASKVLEILHFDSWECGSQNWSSVFRDEFKKRRGYDLVEYLPVMAGIPIESADFSEKVLYDVRKTIGDLVADNFYGTVAQIAKEYNVKLSSENVAPTMMSDALLHYKYVDYPGGEFWLKSPTHDKPFDMVDAISGGHIYGKDIIQAESFTALRMDWDEHPGNLKTTADRNYALGINRLFYHVFVHNPWTDRKPGMTLDDIGTFFQRDQTWWKPGKAWFDYCQRVQFQLQKGKPVIDLAVFIGEDFPSRSFVPDRLVPFIPNVFGAARLESEKIRLENEGQPTAKMPKEVTYSKNITDLSQWINPLNGYQYDSFNADVLINRAKVQNGKITFGGGIEYGALLFPGSHKMAPNKILSLASAEKILQLLKEGGTIFVEDKPNIQPGIHSEADQKKWQIVIDEIWNNANSSSWKIGKGTVVKLPYLGNDFASIGITQDVYFPNLNRADAETIAWTHRKSEEEDIYFLSNQNSAKRNFEASFRISGKTPKWYNPVTDKMIVLNNWKIENGRTIVSVTLDANESGFVIFKEETKEVLAKAKEAQFETVQVLDENWELQFDSEYKGPKEIVKINKLFDWSISENEQIKYYSGTASYKKEFVWKGKASDKIWLDLGEIANIAEVSINGKDCGTLWTFPYKTDISKALKKGKNEIIIKITNTWANRLMGDQKLPKEERLTWTTAPYRLEGNPLLKAGLLGPVSIVKEK; translated from the coding sequence ATGTTTCAAAAAAAACACCTCTTTTTTATCCTTCTATTTGCAAGCTTCGTCTCGGCACAGGAAGTTTATAAAAAAGAATCTTTTCAGCCAACATTTGAATCCTCAAAACCATGGGTATATTGGTATTGGATGAAATCGGCGTATTCCAAACCCGGGATCACAGCCGATTTAGAAGCCATGAAACAAGCTGGAATTGCAGGTGCTTATTTAATGACGATCAAAGGTCCGGCAAATCCCCAATTAATTGATCCGCCAGTTTTGCAATTGACTCCCGAATTTTGGGATATGATTCATTGGGCTTTTAAAGAAGCCGATCGTTTAGGTTTGAAACTCGCTTTTCACGGCGCAGACGGATTTGCAGTTGCAGGCGGTCCGTGGATTACACCAGAAATGTCGATGCAGAAAGTGGTTTGGTCAACGGCAGAAATTTTAGGAGGGAAAAAAGTGACTTCAAAACTGCCAGTTCCCGAACATTACAAAGATTATTATAAAGACATTGCGACATTTGCTGTTCCTATAAAAGAATATCAGACTACTTCACAGATTCAATTACCAAAAGTTACGACATCTAACAATACTGATGCTTCATTTTTGGCCGATCCTAAAAAAGACGAAAACTTCAAATTTGCCGATGCAGGCTGGATTCAGTACGAATTTACTCAGCCTTTTACCTGCAAATCAATTGTTATTGAAACCAAAGGAAGAGATTATCAGGCACAGCGTTTAATCGTTGAGGTTAGTAATGATGGAGTTAATTTTAAATTCCACGAAAGACTGATCGCACCTCGCCACGGCTGGCAGGATATGGATTTTCCAAATACGCATACCATTGCGCCTGTTACCGCAAAATATTTCCGATTTGTGTATGATCCAATCGGAACTGAACCCGGAGCGGAAGATCTGGATTTTGCGAAATGGAAACAGAATTTAAAAGTGAGTAAAATTACACTTTCAAATCAATCGGTAATAAATAATTACGAAGGAAAATCAGGTGCAATCTGGCGTTTGACTCCGCAAACAACCGAGAAACAAATTCCGAATTCTGAATCATTTAAAAAATCAGAGATTATTAATATTTCCAATTTTGTTGATGCTAATGGCAATCTGAACTGGAAAGCCCCAAAAGGAAAATGGAAAATTATCCGAATGGGGCATACTTCAACAGGACATGAAAATGCAACTGGCGGAGCAGGGAAAGGATTGGAAGTAGATAAATTCAATCCGGAATTAATTCGTTTTCAACTGGATCACTGGTTTGGTGAAGCCGTTCGTTTTGCCGGACCTGAACTGGCTTCAAAAGTTCTGGAAATCCTTCATTTTGACAGCTGGGAATGCGGAAGCCAAAACTGGTCTTCGGTTTTTAGGGACGAATTTAAAAAAAGACGCGGTTATGATTTGGTTGAATATCTTCCTGTGATGGCAGGAATTCCGATAGAGAGTGCCGATTTCTCAGAGAAAGTTTTATACGATGTTAGAAAAACTATTGGAGATTTAGTTGCGGATAATTTCTATGGAACCGTTGCCCAAATTGCCAAAGAATACAATGTCAAATTAAGTTCAGAAAATGTTGCGCCGACGATGATGAGCGATGCATTACTTCACTATAAATATGTTGATTATCCGGGCGGAGAGTTTTGGTTAAAAAGCCCAACGCATGATAAACCTTTTGATATGGTCGATGCGATTTCGGGCGGACATATTTACGGAAAAGACATTATTCAGGCAGAATCTTTTACGGCTTTGCGAATGGATTGGGACGAACATCCCGGAAATCTGAAAACTACGGCAGACCGAAATTATGCTTTGGGAATCAACCGATTATTCTACCATGTTTTTGTGCACAATCCGTGGACGGATAGAAAGCCGGGAATGACTTTAGATGATATCGGAACTTTTTTCCAAAGAGACCAAACTTGGTGGAAACCCGGAAAAGCGTGGTTTGATTATTGTCAAAGAGTTCAATTTCAGTTACAAAAAGGAAAACCTGTAATTGATTTGGCGGTTTTTATTGGCGAAGATTTCCCTTCGCGTTCTTTTGTACCGGATCGATTGGTACCGTTTATTCCGAATGTGTTTGGTGCAGCAAGACTCGAAAGCGAGAAAATCCGTTTGGAAAATGAAGGTCAGCCAACGGCCAAAATGCCTAAAGAAGTTACCTATTCAAAAAATATAACAGATTTATCACAATGGATAAATCCGTTGAACGGTTATCAATACGATTCATTCAATGCCGATGTTTTGATCAATAGAGCAAAAGTTCAAAACGGAAAAATCACTTTCGGAGGCGGAATTGAATATGGCGCTTTACTCTTTCCGGGAAGTCATAAAATGGCACCAAACAAAATTTTGTCTTTGGCTTCCGCCGAAAAAATACTGCAATTGCTAAAAGAAGGTGGAACTATTTTTGTAGAGGATAAACCCAATATACAGCCGGGAATACATTCCGAAGCCGATCAAAAGAAATGGCAAATTGTAATTGATGAAATTTGGAATAACGCCAATTCATCTTCGTGGAAAATCGGAAAAGGAACGGTTGTCAAATTACCATATTTAGGAAATGATTTTGCTTCCATCGGGATTACGCAGGATGTTTATTTCCCAAATCTAAACAGAGCCGATGCTGAAACCATTGCCTGGACACATAGAAAATCCGAAGAAGAAGATATTTATTTTCTTTCGAATCAAAATTCAGCAAAAAGAAACTTTGAAGCATCTTTTAGAATTTCGGGGAAAACGCCAAAATGGTATAATCCGGTAACTGATAAAATGATTGTTTTAAATAACTGGAAAATTGAAAACGGTAGAACAATTGTTTCGGTAACTTTAGACGCTAATGAATCCGGTTTTGTAATTTTTAAAGAAGAAACAAAAGAGGTGTTAGCTAAAGCAAAAGAGGCTCAATTTGAAACCGTTCAGGTTTTAGATGAAAACTGGGAATTACAATTTGATTCGGAATATAAAGGTCCGAAAGAGATTGTAAAGATCAACAAGCTTTTTGATTGGTCAATATCCGAAAATGAGCAGATAAAATATTATTCGGGAACAGCTTCGTACAAAAAAGAATTTGTCTGGAAAGGAAAAGCTTCCGATAAAATCTGGCTTGATTTAGGTGAAATTGCCAACATTGCCGAAGTTTCAATTAATGGAAAAGACTGTGGCACACTTTGGACATTTCCTTATAAAACTGATATTTCAAAAGCACTTAAAAAAGGCAAAAACGAAATTATAATTAAAATCACCAATACCTGGGCAAACCGATTAATGGGTGATCAAAAATTGCCAAAAGAAGAAAGATTAACGTGGACAACAGCGCCATATAGATTGGAAGGAAACCCGCTTTTGAAAGCAGGATTGTTGGGGCCAGTAAGTATTGTAAAAGAAAAATAA